A single window of Phyllostomus discolor isolate MPI-MPIP mPhyDis1 chromosome 13, mPhyDis1.pri.v3, whole genome shotgun sequence DNA harbors:
- the NEUROG1 gene encoding neurogenin-1 produces MPAPLETCLSDLDCPSSSSDLSGFLTDEEDCTRLQQSAPASGPSVPAHRGAPAIPGASDTPRAQEEEQERRRRRGRARVRSEALLHSLRRSRRVKANDRERNRMHNLNAALDALRSVLPSFPDDTKLTKIETLRFAYNYIWALAETLRLADQGLPGGGARERLLPPQCAPCLPGPPSPASDAESWGSGAAASSPLSDPSSPAASEDFSYGLGDPLFSFPGLPKDLIQTTPCFIPYH; encoded by the coding sequence ATGCCAGCCCCTCTGGAGACGTGCCTCTCAGACCTCGAttgccccagcagcagcagcgaccTGTCCGGCTTCCTCACCGACGAGGAGGACTGTACCAGGCTCCAACAGTCAGCTCCTGCCTCGGGGCCGTCTGTGCCGGCCCACAGGGGCGCACCCGCGATTCCTGGGGCGTCCGATACTCCCCGGGCACAGGAAGAGGAGCAGGAGCGGCGGCGGCGCAGGGGTCGCGCACGGGTGCGCTCCGAGGCACTGCTGCACTCACTTCGCAGGAGCCGGCGTGTCAAGGCCAACGACCGCGAGCGCAACCGCATGCACAACTTGAACGCAGCGCTAGACGCGCTGCGCAGCGTGCTGCCTTCCTTCCCCGACGACACCAAGCTCACCAAGATCGAGACGCTGCGCTTCGCATACAATTACATCTGGGCTCTGGCCGAGACTCTGCGTCTGGCTGACCAGGGGCTGCCCGGGGGTGGTGCCCGGGAGCGCCTCCTACCACCACAGTGCGCCCCCTGCCTGCCCGGGCCTCCAAGCCCCGCCAGCGATGCTGAGTCCTGGGGATCCGGTGCCGCCGCCTCCTCTCCACTCTCTGACCCCAGTAGCCCCGCCGCCTCCGAAGACTTCTCCTACGGTCTCGGCgacccccttttctccttccccggCCTGCCCAAAGACTTGATCCAGACGACGCCCTGTTTCATCCCTTACCACTAA